In Mercurialis annua linkage group LG6, ddMerAnnu1.2, whole genome shotgun sequence, the following are encoded in one genomic region:
- the LOC126653876 gene encoding 40S ribosomal protein S18-like translates to MSLVANEEFQHILRVLNTNVDGKQNIMFALTSIKGIGRRFANIVCKKADVDMTKRAGELSADELDKLMVIVANPRQFKIPDWFLNRQKDYKDGKYSQVVSNALDMKLRDDLERLKKIRNHRGLRHYWGLRVRGQHTKTTGRRGKTVGVSKKR, encoded by the exons ATG TCGCTGGTAGCAAATGAAGAGTTTCAACACATTCTTCGTGTTCTGAACACAAACGTCGATGGGAAACAGAATATTATGTTTGCCCTAACCTCCATCAAAGGTATCGGTCGCCGTTTCGCTAACATCGTCTGCAAGAAAGCCGACGTTGATATGACCAAGAG AGCTGGTGAGCTTTCAGCAGACGAGCTTGACAAGCTTATGGTGATTGTGGCTAATCCTCGTCAATTCAAGATTccggattggtttcttaacagGCAGAAGGATTACAAGGACGGAAAATACTCTCAAGTTGTGTCCAATGCTTTGGATATGAAGCTTAGGGACGATCTTGAGCGCCTGAAGAAGATCAG AAATCACCGTGGTCTTCGTCACTACTGGGGTCTCAGGGTGCGTGGACAGCACACCAAGACTACTGGCCGCAGAGGAAAGACTGTTGGTGTCTCCAAGAAGCGATAA
- the LOC126688299 gene encoding late embryogenesis abundant protein D-34-like, whose amino-acid sequence MSQGQPRRPGSDQDPIRYSDVFNVRSDLGSKPIAPLDAASMQSAETQVLGETQSGGPAAVMQSAATVNVRTGAVSPDDMTDTVRDYGVTVTEANVGGTRFVTERVGGEVVGQFVNPTAPGDEYPATLNLDITIGEALEATAYSPAGDKPIDHSDAAAIKAAEVRALRSNQTPAGGIGAQAESAADMNERIMSDENKTTLSDVLADATAQLPVDRAVTREDAEGVISAEIRNKLDMTTTPGGVAASMAAAARLNQNP is encoded by the exons ATGAGTCAAGGTCAACCAAGAAGGCCAGGGTCCGACCAGGATCCGATCAGATATAGTGATGTATTCAACGTCCGAAGCGATCTGGGTTCGAAGCCTATTGCACCATTAGATGCTGCCAGTATGCAGTCTGCTGAAACCCAAGTCCTTGGTGAAACTCAGAGCGGCGGACCTGCTGCAGTCATGCAATCTGCTGCCACCGTTAACGTGAGAACCGGCGCTGTCTCTCCTGATGACATGACTGATACTGTTAGAGATTACGGCGTTACTGTAACTGAAGCTAACGTTGGCGGTACTCGTTTCGTCACCGAAAGAGTTGGCGGAGAA GTTGTTGGGCAGTTTGTTAATCCAACAGCCCCGGGAGATGAATACCCGGCAACGTTAAATCTCGATATTACAATAGGAGAGGCTCTGGAAGCAACCGCTTACTCCCCCGCCGGAGACAAGCCAATTGATCATAGCGACGCTGCTGCTATTAAAGCCGCAGAGGTGAGAGCTCTCCGCAGTAACCAGACACCTGCCGGTGGAATAGGTGCACAAGCAGAGTCGGCTGCTGATATGAATGAGAGGATTATGAGCGACGAAAACAAAACCACTCTGTCTGATGTTCTGGCTGACGCAACTGCTCAGTTACCAGTGGATAGAGCGGTGACGCGGGAAGATGCTGAAGGCGTTATTAGTGCGGAGATAAGGAATAAGCTTGATATGACGACTACTCCTGGTGGAGTTGCCGCGTCTATGGCGGCCGCTGCGAGACTTAATCAGAATCCATAA
- the LOC126687413 gene encoding transcription repressor OFP16-like, protein MPGKIGTNLHLCFTKIKNPLELDHSPSNPHHPLVVQNYNSLFETKSPPGSSSSSSSSSSSAEPDFATVFASNRFFFSSPGRSNSIIESTPSLVTPTESSNSLVSLKCIPQSDRSSSESMSSSPSTVKNSVAVPTYSPDPYLDFRRSMQEMVEARELVDVKANWDYLHELLLCYLALNPKSTHKFIVRAFADLLVSLLASPPLPPPSTSTVQQAEGGD, encoded by the coding sequence ATGCCTGGTAAAATAGGAACAAATCTTCATCTATGCTTTACAAAAATCAAGAATCCATTAGAACTCGATCACTCTCCTTCTAACCCTCATCATCCACTTGTAGTACAAAACTATAATTCCCTCTTCGAAACCAAATCACCACCCGGCTCATCctcttcctcctcctcctcctcctcctccgctGAACCCGACTTCGCCACCGTGTTCGCCTCCAACCGCTTCTTTTTCTCCTCCCCCGGCCGCTCAAACTCCATCATCGAATCCACACCTTCACTCGTAACTCCGACTGAATCATCTAACTCCCTAGTTAGCCTAAAATGCATTCCTCAATCCGACCGGTCATCTTCAGAGTCAATGAGCAGCTCTCCGTCCACGGTTAAAAACAGCGTAGCAGTCCCCACTTACTCGCCGGACCCGTACTTGGATTTCCGGCGATCCATGCAGGAGATGGTGGAGGCACGTGAGCTAGTCGACGTGAAGGCGAATTGGGATTACTTACATGAGCTATTATTATGTTATCTTGCATTGAATCCTAAGAGTACACATAAGTTTATAGTTCGAGCTTTCGCTGACCTTCTTGTTAGTTTATTAGCGTCGCCGCCGCTGCCGCCGCCGTCAACTTCAACCGTCCAACAGGCGGAGGGAGGAGACTGA
- the LOC126653649 gene encoding late embryogenesis abundant protein D-34-like, protein MSQEQPQKPQPDRDPIRYGDVFNVHGTLATTVIAPEDAKTMQSAEDSVLGETRKGGPASAMQSAASINLREGFVDADQATQVSVHPGTGVTEKTIGGDRIITERIAGQMVAQYVEPKTETTTPGGVLDPFSVTIGEALEATALSTGKKPVDQSDAAAIQAAEVRATGINEVLPGGVGAEAQSAADRNLKAPRVQDKTKISDVVADATLKLPADKPVTREDARGVIEAEVRNKPDMHATPGGVAASMAAAARANRE, encoded by the exons ATGAGCCAGGAACAACCACAAAAGCCTCAACCCGACAGGGATCCGATCAGATACGGCGACGTTTTTAACGTCCATGGAACTCTTGCTACAACAGTTATTGCACCAGAAGACGCAAAGACCATGCAGTCAGCTGAAGACTCTGTTCTCGGTGAGACCAGGAAGGGTGGACCCGCCTCTGCAATGCAATCAGCCGCAAGTATTAACCTGAGGGAAGGCTTTGTTGATGCTGATCAAGCCACTCAAGTTTCCGTTCACCCTGGAACCGGAGTCACTGAAAAAACTATCGGCGGTGACCGTATTATAACCGAGAGAATAGCAGGACAGATGGTGGCTCAGTATGTTGAACCAAAGACTGAGACCACAACTCCAGGAGGAGTTCTTGATCCTTTTTCGGTTACAATCGGTGAGGCTTTAGAGGCAACGGCTCTTTCTACCGGCAAAAAACCAGTTGACCAGAGTGATGCAGCTGCTATACAAGCTGCGGAGGTTAGAGCTACCGGTATTAACGAGGTGTTGCCCGGCGGAGTAGGCGCTGAAGCGCAGTCTGCAGCTGACCGTAACTTGAAGGCTCCTAGAGTTCAGGATAAGACTAAAATTTCTGATGTTGTAGCG GATGCTACGTTGAAATTGCCAGCTGATAAACCGGTGACACGAGAAGATGCTCGTGGGGTGATTGAAGCGGAGGTTAGGAACAAGCCAGATATGCATGCAACTCCCGGAGGAGTGGCCGCCTCGATGGCGGCAGCCGCGAGGGCTAATCGAGAATGA